Genomic window (Achromobacter sp. B7):
CACGGCTGAAGGTAACCGTGTTCCAGACGCTTTCAAACGCGTCGGTGGAAATTTCCTGGGGCACCAGCCCGATCTTGGAACGCGCGGCGCGAAAGTCCGACACGATGTCATGGCCATCGGCCAGCACCCGTCCATCGGACGGGTTGACGATGCCACAGATGATGCTGATCAGCGTCGTCTTGCCCGCGCCGTTCGGCCCGAGCAAGGCGAAGATCTCGCCGCGCTGGATTTCCAGGTTGACGCCCTTGAGCGCCTGGAATCCCGAGGCGTATCGCTTGGATAAACCTTGAACTGATATAACCGGCTGCACACGAGCCCCCAACGTGATCGATAGCCGGGAATTTTACTCGTTACCCTGGCGCCGCTTGGTCGACGTGGTGGAACGCTGTGTTTGGGCCCCGGCAGCGAGGCCGGGCCGGGGCCGCGCGATGCGCGCACGGGCGACGCAGCCGCCCTTCGAAGACAAGCCTGTTACCGCCCCCAGCGCAACACCAGCGGCTCCAGCCGCCGCGCCGTTTCCAGCAGGCCCTGGCGCACGTCGTCGCGCATCGGCGGAAACGGATGCCGGGGCGCGTCGCAATCGATCACGCCGCCCGCCTTCATCAGCGCCTTGGCCGTCAGGATGCCGCCCTGGCGGTTTTCGTAGTTGATCAGCGGCAGCCAGCGTTCGTACAGCCGGTAGGCCTCGTCGCGCCGGCCGTCGCGGTGCGCCTCGATGATGGGGCGGATGCCGTCGGCAAAGCCGCCGCCCGTCATCGACCCGGTGGCGCCCGCGTCCAGGTCCGGCAGCAACGTGATGGCTTCTTCGCCATCCCAGGGCCCTTCCACCGCTGCGCCGCCCAGCGCAATCAGGTCGCGCAGCTTCGAGGCCGCGCCCGCCGTTTCGATCTTGAAGTACGACACCTGTTCAATTTCGCGCGCCATCCTGGCCAGCAGCGCGGCGGACAGCGGCGTGCCTGCCACCGGGGCATCCTGGATCATGATGGGTATGTCCACCGCGTCCGACACCTGCTGGAAAAACCCTTCGATTTGCGCCTCGGGCACCCGGATCGTGGCGCCGTGATACGGCGGCATGATCATCAACATGGCCGCGCCCTGCTCTTGCGCGCGGCGGCTGCGCGCCGCACACACGCGCGTGCCGAAGTGCGTGGTCGTCACAATCACCGGCACGCGACCGGCCACGTGTTCCAGGATGGTTCGCGTCAGCACTTCCCGTTCATCGTCCGACAACACGAACTGCTCCGAGAAATTGGCCAGGATGCACAGGCCGTCCACGCCGGAATCGATCATGAAATCCACCGCGCGCTTCTGGCTGGGCAGGTCCAGCTCGCCTGATTCCGTGAACGTGGTGGGCACTACCGGGAAGATGCCGCGATAGCGCGGCGCCTGGGATATGGCAGTCATGGCGGCCTACTCGATGATGTTGAAATCGTTGAGGTATTCGGTTTTCAAGGTCAGCCCCAGGCCCGGCTTGTTGTCGTCCAGGTCGATGAAGCCTTCCTTGGCGACGGGCTCGCCGTCGAAGATGTAGTAGAACAGTTCGTTGCCCA
Coding sequences:
- a CDS encoding dihydrodipicolinate synthase family protein; this translates as MTAISQAPRYRGIFPVVPTTFTESGELDLPSQKRAVDFMIDSGVDGLCILANFSEQFVLSDDEREVLTRTILEHVAGRVPVIVTTTHFGTRVCAARSRRAQEQGAAMLMIMPPYHGATIRVPEAQIEGFFQQVSDAVDIPIMIQDAPVAGTPLSAALLARMAREIEQVSYFKIETAGAASKLRDLIALGGAAVEGPWDGEEAITLLPDLDAGATGSMTGGGFADGIRPIIEAHRDGRRDEAYRLYERWLPLINYENRQGGILTAKALMKAGGVIDCDAPRHPFPPMRDDVRQGLLETARRLEPLVLRWGR